The Sabethes cyaneus chromosome 1, idSabCyanKW18_F2, whole genome shotgun sequence DNA segment GccgttgttgttcttctttttctttcactattctttttatttttggtttctcTTCTTTTGTTTTCCGTATTCCCTTACCTACCCttacttttcttttttccgctgtttcctctttcctctgtgtcttaatttttctttgtgccgtttttttgttttttttttcttccgttttacgTCGTTTATAgcttcttttcctccttttttccACTTTCTGTCTCTTTTTTTCATTGACTGTCCCGTTTCCACTTTATCCGTCTcggatttcgtttttttttactttttaactccttttcaatgcccttttcgttttcgtctgttcggtTCTTCCTCGTATTATCTGTAGTATTATGTGCTGATTCTCATTTTTTTCtgacacgttctgtttttctttagttttctctatttttctttctttctctgtttcgttttcaATTAGTCTATTCTCGATTCTCCATTTCGCTGCTCCCgcattttgacgtagaactacgtcttaccacagggtgtccatccaaaatttggattcaagccagcgtcacgaaagaatgaaagattttgaacgctaatagctcttccaatttagaacggattttgatgattCGTATATTATTCGACtcataaaagatgcagcaaGGCTTTCTTGAACAGATTGTTTTCTAATCGCTAGGTagtgaaaatcaacgaaaaCTAAACGAAGTTAAAATTTTCCTATATATTTTCTATGTGATAGCCCTGACAAAGAAGAAACTTACGGTGGTTGCGTAGTGCTGCCTTGTTGACATGTAAAGGTTattgaaatgacaaaaagaaaagaaaagcagaGCCATCGTTCGCTGCTCGACTTCCGAGCAGATCACTGCAATTTTCCTCTTCGATCTTAGCTTAGAAAACCCCACCAGTAGTAATCCTACTTAGATATCGTCGTTTGGTTATTGTACAAGTTTCACTTTCAATAATGGTTTTTGCTTGCtacaaaacaaagcaaatctTATGTGCTACATTTCGATTTGGAACCTTGATCTTCTGTTTCTGTACGACAGCAAGGTAAGAGCGAAACTTAGACTTAtcaaaaatacgatacaattatTTAGCGCCACGTATATGTCAATTATGgactaaaaagttttctttaatatccTAGGTTTCGTCGCAAAAACCCGCCTAATGtagttttgtttcatttcttcttttctattcagtttatcctcattttgtTTCTCGTTCCTCGCATTCTTTAtgctttttccttctcttttctttaattttcttccgttcttcatcttttgCTGTAAAGTATCCGcattttttgattcattttccctcctttttatctcccgttttgacgtagggctacgtattggtatcaatcgattggaaatttttccaaaaaaccattataacacagtagattacatgtttccctaacagacgtttagtAATTGAGAAAATGTAAGAcgaatattcattatttcattatttttattttttttgccttcccacgtcaatgcttccctagcatggatgacagaaatatatacaagttgagctatgggttaagctcccttatgattgtatttaatttgcgccctatagaatccgatcgaaaattgttgagcttcagctgttgctgcttcctgTTCTGCTCGACATcgaaattcaccaagcgagacgccaacaaaccgaagaatctaTTGGCtcatccgccagcgaacgatacggttttggctgctatttaTTTGAAACTATTGCTTGCCTTTCgttgcgcatcgtcattcggtcagcggctttggttggcgacacataacatcataaacataaaagtctatcttgatttcCACCATTAACAGTATTTCCACCATTAATCctcacaccaataacctatttgatggacgaaagtagacaatggacaccacgagtcagaaatttgagaattcgacattaacaaacggaccttttcaggtccaccatttgaattagctgaagagttgaaattatgaatttcccACATGTAAGCACACAATCCTCTAATGTGCAACTtgggcatctatatatgaaatccatacaaaaatcaccggctttagcattgggagacgaattgctctacattcgtagtcctacgtcaactaCCACTAGGCACTATACACCAGGGCCCTCGTACTtttttgacgtgggactacgtcttacggcaagttttgagatagggtgtcattccaaaaaatcgaaaaatgcgagcgtcacgaaaaatgaaaggttttgagcgctaatagctcagcggttttccgatcgattttcaatattcttacaccaatcgatcggaaaattttttaagaattgacccaaatgaagaaaaatatggattcttgatgttgaactattgaaaaattgaaaataatgaacctatgttttaccagaattttcgcttcgtgatcggttggaagattctttacgatgatctaaacctataccaatttgatatctgtgcttgggaagtaagccaaaacaaatgacaaagtttccccatttcaacaagatttcttaacaccgcggttcaacctagaccattttgatgtccttgcttgggaagtacgccagagagagtgacaaagctccctcgagccaacagatttcttacgaacgcgattaaacctattccaatttgatatctgtgttagggaagtgtgcctgaaaaaatgacacaagttcattgtcccaacagatcgcaaattctttactgcgagacaattaaacctcggcgaatttgatatctgtgttggaaaaatgtgctacagctgtagtgttcggttataatacgtctctgtatgaatacgcatgcttgccgtttcattagaagtgtagtgaaaagatgtgctgttgataaaataggattgaattggtaaaatcccttcaacgtgggaaatacggataataaaaacaatctttaatttcagtaaggtagcagaaaagcaatagtttgtgttcttgattttgttaaattgttttcaaatgcacgatattttgagaattgaacgtatgcagtgtcactactttgataaatgttacatacaacgcatgtagcatgtatatatgttgcatatagcatgtatacatgaagaatcgaatgattacaagtatgaatacatgctactatcactacaaagatacttacgtagtcctgcgtcacctatatatgcggtcgtgtcttgtacacaacccctctgatttttttcgtcactttctgttcggttttgacgTTTTCGgttccggttttcgtcttttctcacttttttcaaCTCCTTTTCTATGCAATTTAGTTTTCGTCTCTTTTcggttcttcctcttattttaTGCTGTTTTTCACCCTATTCTATCACTTTCTGTTTTTCTCTGCCTTTCTTTCAGGAACAGAAAAgagctctttttctgttctcgtttctccattttcctacACTTGTAATCTCTCCTATTTTATGCAGTTTTTTGTTGGActggaaattagacttggaaacGGACTAGAAATTGGTGTTCAAGTTGGACTTCTTTGGGCTTGAAGCTTTCCTtcaattgaactggaaattaaatttaaaatcgcaGTAATATttgactggaagttttactttttttctgttatattttttctcCTCCTTTTCTGTGCCATGTTCTTAGGTTTTTCTCACTTCCCCTCAATGTATCctctttttcattcattttctttttttctatcccgtgttttctattgtattgtttcgggtttcttcattttctgtcccattttttcttctttttagtcctgtttttctttctttcccgTATTCaaacgttttgtttttttttttaccttttttcgtttccaattttcgtctttttcattCGCGTCGTTCTTCATGTCTGTTCCGTTTTGCCTCTTTGTGATGcctccttttttctttttttttttctaccaTGTGGATTCTGTTTTTACCACTAGTCTTTCCCATTCTCTAGGGCATTTTTCTTGTCTATTCTtccgttttacattttttcatttcatttacaTTTCTGGGACAGaaattttctctttttatatcccatttaccgttttttcctagtttcctgtttcttgtttttctttcgctATTTCCCTTTCCCTTTAGTAGTCGTTTTCTCGACTTTTGATTTTCGCTCTTTCCTCTCACTTTATTCCTGTTCGCTCCGTTTGTCCCGTTTCTTGACCTTTTTCGTGTGTCCTAATTTTCCTCtgctccgtttttcctttttttctcctttcgttTTACCACGTTTTTAGgccactttttcttttcctgaggttttttttgtttattttttcgtcatttcgtGTTccgtttcgattttttcgatcccggttttcgtcttttctcacTTTTTAATTCCTTTTCTATGCCATTttccgttttcgtctgttcggtTCTCCCTCTTATTATGTGTTGCGTATAAtccttttctatcacgttttgtttttcattttttctctgcaTTTTTCTTTCTCTGTCTCTTTTTCAGTTCTCGTTCCTCCATTTTGATGCTCCCGTATTtgattttcctccttttctatcccgcaTTTTCTGCTTTAAGTCCCTTTTTTCCTTTCAAGTCCGGTTTactctcattttctttctcgttcgtCGCTTTCTTTATGCTTTTTCCATGTTTTCtcttctcttccgttcttcatcATCTTTTGCTGTAAAGTGTCCTCGTTTTTTGCCACATTTTCGCTGTTTTTCTCtccggttttcttcttttcccttcttttttcactttttatgtcccgtttttcctctttttcggtCCCATTTGTGCAATTTTAATCACGTTTTCCATCGTGCTCTTTTCCGCTTTTTTCTCCTgtccaatttttctttttttgcttctttttctggagagcagcaaGAGACGGTCTAGCTCTTGATCCACCGGTAAATTCAATAGAAGCAACTTACACAAAATGAAGAGGAGTTAAAATTGAGATAAATAGgttgtaataaaaaaaagtagaagggtcTGCATCTCAGGACACTAACCTAggcttggcgtaggactacgaatggtATACCTCTCGAATGGTACAGTCCCTCTCTTTAATATTGATTCTACGGAGCTTTCTAAAGAATTCGTATTAAGACATTGAgtgattctcgctgaaacggtcacgcggttttaaaatattggaacttttgcgcttatttggttgaaaatggttaaaaaataagaattacacttttgatacctcgaaatagtggacccctcgtttgccaaggggcctaacagtttgaaacaactaacaaataggtcggttctgtaaagaaaaagaacagggctttcaaatggagtaaaaaaaaaattggcggccatcttggatttggtcgccatattcgattttatcaattttatagcatttttctcagatttccaATGGTGTTCTTaacatgaaaatcggttggggggctcatggtgaaaacggccattttttgataaaatccaagatggccaccaaaaaaaaatttttacttcatttgaaagccctgttcttcttctttacagaaccggatcatttgttagttgtttcatggtaaatttatgaaatatcacatgatataaatctcaaggtttgcacaaaattcaacttttttcgaaactgttaggccccttggcgaacgaggggtccactatttcgagctaTGAAAAGTGTaactcttattttttaaccattttcaaccagttaagcgcaaaagtttcaatatttgaagacctcgtgtcggtagtagccccgtttcagcgagaattactcattaaATTTGACGATGATCAGGTCGAAGTGTATGCTACAATTCGATATATCAACAACAATCTATTAATTCCACTTAAAGGTCCACTCAAATATTTAAGTAGATTTCCGTGGTTCAAGACGCCCAAGACTTGTGGTTTTCCAATTATTACTAAGTTTGGTAGATTTAATGCAAGCTCTGTTTTGATACATTCTATAACCTATAAGAAAATTGAGAGTTTTTAGAGCACATAAACGAACTAACTTTTCCTTCTGCCGTTCAACAAAGCAACAAGAAACATTTGATCGAAAAACCCAGCGGAATTATTTCTTCCAAACTCTCTGTTTACAGCCCTGTAAGTAGCAGGGACGTTCAAAatgtttcatattttcgtgacggtacctagaatctaaattatggaatgacacaCAATATGGAATGAAATACAATCAGCAAAAGCGTGTCTACAGTACTGCGGATTGCAAAAGTTTGGTGCCCTATCTTCTGTCAAGCTCTCGGCACGCTAGTGCCAGCCATCAGGCGTTGAATGTACGATTGAGGTCAAACGAGCCGTGTAAACAACAATTCGAAAATCGGAAATCAAAATAGGCAAAAATTAGAATTTGGGAACAAACTAATCGACCATTGTGTCACCCCCCGTAAATTAATAgccatttttttctgtttttttacacTTTCACTCCACACCATTTTCTGGACAAAAACAATCGAATGGACACTGCGTGACCACGGTACGGGTTAGACTAATGGGCATTCATAATCATAAAATATTGACAATTAATAAAGACAAGCTTGGGTGCTGTGCGCGATGGCCACCACCCAAGAGGAGAGACTCCAAAGTCGAATGACACTCGCGCGCTCGAAAGAAGTtgaagatagaaaaaaaaaaacaacaggaaGTAACTTCCCactctgctggctggctggataTGGAACGAACGGCATGCTTCGATTGTCAAAGCAAGCGAGTGAGCGTGCGTGCGTGCGCTGATGGCTGTCACATCTGCATTTCGAGGAAGTGCTCGGCTCGTCGGTGCTTCTCGACGGTGCCTGGCCGGTTTTACGTAACCGTTTTTTAATCGGTGGTTGTCGTCACTGTGCACTGTACGTTCCTCCCCGGTCCCAGTAACCAGTAACTTATGCCGAAACTATCAACTCCGACGGGAACACGAGGGGAAGGACAGATAGAAAACTTAATATTCAACACCACCGACCGCTCGATCGATGCCTCTCTGGCTGCTGTATGGAGTGTTCTTCCGGTTTGTGTCGTGCAACCGCCGGTTGCACGAGCGTCAATCAAGCAGATCATTATTTTGAACTTTCCACCAATTCCGACCCGCGGTAATTCTAACCtatctttttcgatttttttttccttttggtttttCAGAACATGCCACCTTGGATCGATGGTGCAACGATGAAGCTGCCCACCAGCACTGCGGAAAAACGGGAACACCAAATCAAGTCAAATTTTGCCAAACCTTCTATCGCCGTCCAATCATCATCAATCATGCACCGAAAAAGCAGCggcagtaggatttcgaatgaCACTTGCTGCAGCAGCCGTCACACTGGTTCCTCCTGCTCCTCCTCCTCCCTGACGGTGGTGGGTTCCTGCTGCTACCGGTTACGGTTACGATGGCTGGCGGGGCTGGTAACGCTGATGACGGTACTGTCGATGGCGGACGCAATTTGCGACGCCGAACGGTGGTGGGATCCGGCCCAGGCAGAATGTGTGCCGTGCACGGTGTGCGGCGAACAGCAGCTGGTGCTGCGACCCTGCCAGGAATACATGGACACGGTTTGCGGGACTATGAAAGATCTTGACATGGATCTTGGTCAGTTGGCTCGCGccgaaaacaacaacaacaacaaccaccacGAACAGCGCCACTGGAACGAGGTTGGTTTCAATCTGTTCTAGTCTAGTAtcgttatttttttaaacaacaatttttttcgCTCCTGCCATTAGGACCGCCGGCACCGCCGGCCAGATCATTTACTGCACGGCCAATCGCATGCCGGCAACGGCCAGACGGCACAGCACCAGGTGAGCAGTCGCAAGAAGGAAAACACCGAGGAAATTATGTGGGACTGGCAGGCGGCCTCGCTGCTGCTGGCGATCATCGGATGTCTGCTGTTCTTCTTTGCCGCCGCCATTATCGCGCTGAACCAGACGCGCCAGTGGAGGCGAATCGAGAAGCACTTCGACGCGGGTAagtggaaaagtttttttttgtttctgttttatttggcGCCGTCGAAACACTTGTTCGCGTTCGACTGGGCCTGGGTATCCTGCTGTTGTTGAACCGAACGATCGTGCATCACTAATTTATGGTAGAGTTTCGAAAACGGACACCGGAATCTGCCCGCCTGTCGGCTGCGCCGACCCTAGAATCTAAAATGTCGGCCAATTTGGAGACCCTTTGCTCTGTACCCGACAACACACACATTATAAACGTGCTCCGCCGATCGACCGCAACGGATGTTGGCAAAAAATGTTTACGAATGCCAGAACGGAACCACCCGCCAGCGGGCAGGCGCTACATTTCGGAACGGGCAGCGGGGTTTTACCCCAGTTTTATATGGTTTAATTCTGAGCAGAGTAGTTAAAACACACTGGCTTTTTTGGTTGGCCGGTCAGCCGAAAAGTAACGAGCGGAACATGTAAACTAATTTTCTTTTAGCAAAAAGTCATTAAAAAAGGTGCAACAACTGCGCAGCAGTGCAAATTTCGTTATATGTACTACGTACTGTACCGTACTTTATCGGAACGCAATTGATGATCGCACACTGATCGCCGCGCAACCGGAAGTTACTGCCTGCCGGTGAGGGATCGAGGGACGGATGAAGTGGGGTTTGTTTAGGGAAAAGTAGCGATTTTTATGGCTAGCCAGCACGTCGTCTGCTCGGATCGGTAATTGCGGTGCGAGTGAAATGTGAATGAAATGAATGTGCTTTAGTGTACTGTTTGGAAGAGATTTAGGACCTATATTGTTTATTATCTATAGCCAagtattttcataatttttttttaaattcgatcgatcgatcgaatcGATAATAATAAACCCATAAACGCAAGCTTTTCCTCACTAGCTTGACGTTGGTTATtatattagacttgaatttggactagttTGAAGTTTTGCTTCATAAACACGAAGTTTTACGTAAAATTTGGATGGAAATTTTATTCTCTTATTCTCTTGtacgttttttttctcttttccagtcccgtttttacattttttgttccgatttttctcttttactgTACCACAATCCTAGTTATCGCTCTCACTTTTGTTCtatttccttccgttttttactttttctatcGTTCTTTTTTTCGTctcgtgtttcctgtttcattgttcggtTTTTCATCAAttccttttctttgttttcagtCCTATTTCTCTTGTTGGTCactcatttttgtatttttttttcgttttttcttccctttttccttactcgtttccagttttcatctCTTTCCGAATGTTTTCATCTCTTTCTCTTCTCGGTTTTTGTCTTTATATGTTCCATTTTCCCTCTTTCTGATGGCTCATCCTTTTTGTTCTATGGTTGACTCCCTTTTTTCCCTATGCTCTCcgatttttcttttctatctgccatttttctgtcccgttttacctttttctttggtccattttttatgtttttctttttttctttttctgtcccctGTTTCTCGTTTTATATCTCGTTAAATTCCGCCCGTATTCCGGTTTCCGCTATCATTTTTTTGCTCCCTCGCTAttgttcttttctcttttgattTCTCCTGCTATCTGTTCTGtctttcccgtttttccaccttttctgttGCGTTTCTTGTTCTTTTTCCGCCTTCTCTCTATTTGcctcttttttccttcttttttctcttatttttgctttctttctaCCTGCTCcccgtttgtttgttttgtttgttccgttttgcttttcctgttccgtttttcgccattttctttTCCTTTATCTCTTTATTGCTCCATTTTTCGTatcttttcttccattttttctcgttttcgggGCTTGTTTTTGCTCGTTCCTTCTTTTTGCctccttttttgtcatttctgttcagttccgttccgttttttactcccgattttcgtctttttttcctttttaactTCCTTTCTAGCCCTTTCTTAGCTTTCATCTGTTCcatatttcctcttatgtcctgcttttcctccttttctgttacATTCTGTTTACTTTACCCCTTTTACCTTCCGTTTTATCCGTTTGTTTGCCGTTTCTCCGTTTTTATTCTCTTCCTGTCCGTTActtatacttactttactttattggcgACCGTCCgtcatcgatcctgcgccgaacaaaTTATGGTCCTGCAGTACTGTCCGTGCTGGGCTTCCGTTAACCAGCTGACCAGCGTGCATCGTCCTCGACAGTGCACATCCTGGAGAACCACATTCCTGGTtccctgctgaaaatagttttgacaaCTCTTACGTCGGGCAtcctggccacgtgcccagcccaccgcagcctggcACATTGTACTACCTACCCTATATCCgcttatttgtatacttggtacagctcgtggttcatgcgtcagCGTCACACACCGTATTGATGCAGAATTTTACGCCCAATAACTCCTAGCAGACGTCGGTCAGCTTTCTTTagtgtccatgattcgtgtccgtacaGCGCCACCGGAgtggaggattagtgttctgttgttcctcaactacttcatatcgtttcccatccagctccaccttGGCACCAACGCCGTTTGGACTCCCACgatccctgccagcaaccatgtacttcgttttggcagggTGTAAGTCCCGTTTATAAGACCTAAAAACCTGCTTCAGTCTATCCAATATCACGAAATTGgctgctattctgacgcatcgATCCATTCATCCATCCagccagcgtcgcacgaatcagcataattagtttcgtcggaaaatcatGCCCTAGCATTTTCTctcacagctcgtttcgtttgaaTGAAttgtacgctgccttaaaacTCACAACTACACTTGTGggtaatttccaagatttgggcgGAGGTTTCTCTCCGGAGGAATGAATAGAAGTGGTTCGTCCaatctataaaaagggtgatcggctggactgctacaactatcgtggcataacgctggtaaacgccgcttacaaggtactcttccagaACCTGTTACACCGGCTGGTACCTATAGCACacggtttcgtagggaatcatCAGACCGGGGTCATGGGAGTTCGTGCCACCATCCGACGGATCTTGCAGAAAAGTCGGGACTACAACGGGAGTGCCTACGCAccatatctttattgattttaaagcagcatacgatacagtcgatcgacacCAACTATGgcggataatgcacgaacacggttattccggataaactggcgcgactgatcaaagctacattcgatcgagtgatgtgtttcgtgcgcctctcggggacactcgagtccctttgagacacGGCGTGGGTTGAGACAGTGACTGAGACGGCTTAGCCTGCGTGCTGTCCAACATCGTTCTTGTGGGGAGGATCCGACAacggtagccaactcctaggctttgcagatgactttggtatcacagccaggaactttgcgtcggcagaggcaatctacgccagactgaaagcggagtctaggaagatttgcctaaaaataaatgcttcgaagaccaaatacacgaaaggaagaggctcaaaggaaacaaatgcgcgcctcccacggacggtaaccgttgacggtgacgaactagaagtggtagaggagttcgtgtatttgggatcgctggtgaccacggagaacaacactagtaaggagatccagcggcgcatccaagcgggaaatcgggcctactttgcccttcgtaaaacgctacgatcaggaagcgtacgccgccgcacgaagctaacaatgtacaaaacccttattagaccggcagTCTTTATGGGCTTGAAGtcatgacgctgctcacggaggacatacgcgcccttgccgtgttcgagcggaaagtgttgcggacgatatttggcggagtacaaactgaaagcggagagtggcggaggcgtatgaatcacgagctacagacactacttggggagatacccatcgtacatctagcgaaagttagcaggctacagtgggccggacacgagtggagacgagtgcttgaaacagcacgggccaccccggctctatgctactgaagaagaagatcagcgatttgcttgttgattttaacagcttgtttgatttTTGCACGTTCGGAAAGTCTTCTACGCATTCATTCGCgtggaaaaatcagaggggttgtgcacaagacacgaccgcataggtgacgtaggaccacgtaagtctctttgtagcgatagtaggatgtatccatgtatataataatacgattcttcatgtatacaaactacatccgtaacggtcatcaaagtagaaacattatatacattcaatcctcaaccgattttggagttatatccatgtgTCACGACGGGACCCTTTGGTGCGGTAACGCTCCTAACGGCAGCATACCGTCGGCTGTCAGCGAAGAGTGACATCGAAACTGACGAACGTCAGATACAGTTGGAACGTCAAAACGGAGAAGGCGAGAAGACACATAGTTGTTCGGTACACGCATCGATTCAcagttaaaattcttatttctaaTTATTTCGCTAAATTTGTTATTCTATTCATGCAAAGTTGTTATCTTATTCTTAAATCTAAATACTAAGACAAGTTTACATGCAGTTAGAACTTACTCTAAACAAAAGTGTACTAAAAATATGTAAGTACTGATCGATAAAAAGTGAACTTAGTTAAACTTAATACTAATAGATGAAAGTTTGATGCTGTGGAAAGTGGGGATCAGGCCACACCACTTCCAGAAAGTGTACACCAAATTTGTAACGTTAGATTGAATTGCTCTCTTATACAATTTACTTAAAAGAAATACATTTTTAGCTTAAAGCTTCACACAATAAAAACACGTGTCGCTATTCAGAGTTGGTCGACATAACCCAAcaccatgaattgattgaatctattttattaaaacgaaaccaagttagtaactaaaccaaacagtaaataaatttgtatgatatgtttctacgttgaatagtgcttttcctctggtaatcggtagacggtacgcgcgagttttcaaaaagttgaaaattttgcgcaaatttccgcggcttacaaaaggacacggataaagcatttacaaccatGCAGACGTAGCAAAAAATATCGCCTGTggccagaaaacttattaccgtcattggttggtcgtccgcaatggcgaaaaattcaacttttccctcgttgactgtgttaattgtggtattaactgggcaagaaaatataataaactcttcaatcgttgtgtggcccttaaaagaaccgattttttgattatcataactcctgcttgcaataaacttgcactaacgcatttaacgtaattctctgttcggtaaattggagtaccgataaccgctaaccaggcacggcttgttgcaacggaccaaccggaaagcctcagcagctatgagatcaacgaaaccgttcgtgtatggtcctgaatcacgagaaataccactccaagtggccagctgcaagtgacgtgggatgcttcatgcttctggtcgttttgttgtcgcgagcagcatatgtcctcccaattcc contains these protein-coding regions:
- the LOC128746425 gene encoding tumor necrosis factor receptor superfamily member wengen; amino-acid sequence: MNMPPWIDGATMKLPTSTAEKREHQIKSNFAKPSIAVQSSSIMHRKSSGSRISNDTCCSSRHTGSSCSSSSLTVVGSCCYRLRLRWLAGLVTLMTVLSMADAICDAERWWDPAQAECVPCTVCGEQQLVLRPCQEYMDTVCGTMKDLDMDLGQLARAENNNNNNHHEQRHWNEDRRHRRPDHLLHGQSHAGNGQTAQHQVSSRKKENTEEIMWDWQAASLLLAIIGCLLFFFAAAIIALNQTRQWRRIEKHFDADMEALSTQLMNHLSSMQQLENGSIFLDDVIGGGGGVGGGVGSHSISADQRRFRSGVGAAGLLGGGHHQHHHHHHHPIEVRCVYLDQLLDDKHTIQRQGAGNLYIEENSDRLSPIGVGGGGAGATVASGTTPQQPAAASTHQQQHHHHQPLVRMY